tttatgctaagagtattattttttattgtgaatatcggtagagttgacctatctcacagataaagattcgtgagatcgtatcacaatagacctactcaATTAATTAATAGGACATGTAAACAATTACCTTATTATATGAATAATGATAATTAAAGATACACTCAtattttgttacatttatatTAACCATTATTATCATTCGATATATCACGTGATTTTGAGCGAAATAATTCTctcttttttaatttaaataaaataattttctctattttttaaagaaaaataaaattacataagTATTAATTTCGATTTATTTAATATGTGTGTTATGCCTCCAAACTAGAATATGGAACAAATTGACGTAAACCGATATTTCATTATACATGAGTTATTTTTGTATAACGGGATTTGATCATGAtgtgaaaaaaaatacatgtaaaTGAATAGGATTTGAAAAAACTATGTATCatgttgaattttatttttagttgaaCTTTAAAATACAAATCTAATAGTgtattagaaagaaaaaaatatattttagtttaagctttttttcgtttttttgcCATTACTTCTAGAAACATAGGGTGTAATTGTTTGGTTTTTATATGATAGTTTGGTTATCTTATAGATGAGTATAAGAAGTGACGTAcaaataatcttttttttttgtcttttaatttaaatttaaaaaatgaaaagtaattttttaataaGCCTTAAACCAAAGTCCAAcaaaaaatgtgatttattAGTTTACCATAACACATCAAACTTCATCTACGattcagaataaaaaaaaaatttaatgatgatGATTTTGCATCCACAAGATTGCAATGACGATATTGAACTAATTTAAACAatgatttaatattaaaaaagcatcttatttttttattagttgtATTCTCTCCACTTATAtcaaaaaatgatttaatacccaaaaataaaaaacaatttaaagatattaatatatagtgttattaaatataataaaaattaattctaAAAAATCGTCTAAAGACCGTCTAAGCGATTAGATGGTAGACGATAGTTAACCGTCCTCCTGTCCTTTTTTAGAACACCATATGTGTGTGGTGGTGATGGTGTTCTAGCAGTTGGCCACAAACTCCcacttctcaaaaaaaaaaaaaaaaattggatatcGGATTTGTTTATTGTTGTGCCAAGACAACATAGAAAAATGGAGGGTCCTTAATTTGGGCACCATCCTTTTTGCAAGTCTAGCGATAATAATTTTGTCTTTTGTGCATTAAAGGACCATCCAAACTACAGATAAGGTGTCCCCTTGGCCCTTACAATTTACAAATTCCAGTTCTATCATTTCTTTTTCCGGGATTTGAAATAGCGGTTGCAATTGAGACTCAACCATGATATCACATATCAAATTTGATATCTtaatgtcaaataaattataagtgATTGATAGTTCTTtaatattagaaataaattaaaaggGATGCACAATCAAATATAACATATTTGTTTGTCTCTAATTGTTGTCCGACTTGTCGAGTAAgtttcttatgagacggtctcacgaatctttatatgtgagacgggtcaaccctaccgatattcacaataaaaagtaatactcttagcataaaaaagtaatattttttcatctaaataaaagatatgtctcacaaaataccacccgtgagactgtctcacacaagtttttaccaaaaaattcaTGTCCTTGACTTTGTCTCTAATTATAAACATTATCATTACAAAAATTGGTTTTGTCGCTACCAAATCCATCGATCTTTTTCACTTTagggaaaagaaaaaagagcaATTATCTCATTGGCCATTCCCAACTATGATATGGTATAACCCTCCACTCTCACTCTCCTTTCCCTCTCTGACCAATCACCATTGTCACATTCAAAAATTACGAGCAATTGACATTAAAGTTTTTTGTAAGGCCTATCTGCGAATCTACAATATATATACTGGTTCGACGGTTCGATATTATTATCCTCTGGTATTATTATCCTCTTGTTCTGAATAAGATGGTAGAATCTCAATCGATCCAATTTTATAATACTGGTTCGACGGTtcgatatttaatttaaaagttgagCAAATTTATAATCCagtaaacaaaaaattatattgcATCATATCCAGTTTCATATTAATATTAGTTCGATCCGTTAAGAATTTGAGCAAATTCCCTAGAAAATGTTATTTAAGtgttaaattataaataatggaTTCAGtgtgtgttttgttttttttaaaaaaagattttctGTGTATTTAAATACATAAGAGATGACtatttagggaaaaaaaaaaaaaaaaaaaaaaacacacacacacacactcttgtAATATGtctttttacaaaattttacaaaataaaaaaaaacattttgctAACTCGAATATCGGAATGACCACGGCGTGATTATTATACAATATACACTCAAACAAAGAAAGGTTAAACAATCGATTCAAGTTCCATATTCATTTATTCTatacatttattatttatttttgttgctATATAGAcaagtatatattttatatttatagaatttttctAAAATGGGAAGTTAAAGTTTGTACCAGTGTCAAATAAGGAACTACAAAACGCACATCCCCTAGGCATCCATCAATCAATTGCAAAGTGGACCAATACTCCACTTCTTTTTGCTAAAGCTTGCCTCATATtccattttgctaatttctatACATATCCCCCCATATGCTTTAATAGTTGGAAGATAACATTAAAGATTATCTTCTTTGTCTATCTCTAGAACTTTGTACAAAATCTTAAACGTTTACAcaaatatttctattttaatcTGAATTTTTACATTGTTAGTATGCGAATTAGTTATTAGTATCCCATGGTTCTATATATACGTAgtacataattttaaaaataatacacaTATTATTAAACACAACTAAATATATAATACCTcgataaatgttgatgatgtTGTATATATGCCTATTGCAGCAAAGTAGCATGACAAACATGAAATGACTAATGTGGAAGGATTACAGCACAGAATCGGCTGTCACTCTATGAAAGCAAcacatattatataattatatgattttttccGCTTTACAGCATTTGACAACACGGAtattatggcaaaaacttgtgtgaaacggtctcacgggtcgtatttgtgagacggatctcttatttggatcatccataaaaaagtattattttttatgctgagggtattactttttattgtgaatatgggtagggttgacccgtctcacagattaagatccgtgagacggtctcacatgagactcactcggATATTATTTGTAGGCACGAAAATGATATGTGATTGATAAGTTTATATGGTACGGTTTGATACAATGGACAAgagagattgataaataatcttcTTTATCTCACGTTTGGTACTTTTTTAGAAAGTCCATGATAATACCATGGGcccgtgataaataattttatataaggataaaatatcccttttatgagatgtgataattttaatttaatgataaaaacaccacaaatgacttaattgtcctcaatatataaaaattgtaaactttatcgttctctcatttcaccgccccatcaaataaatatttttatttatttatatatatattatataatatgataattatataaatgaacacaagataattatataaattatttttataaatctcaataaaattattagtatcactcgattaaccttaaaaattgatatttgacttgactcacaaaatcaagtgctcaattatcatattatataatatataaaattaggtaaaaataaataaatcatgcaaacaCTGTCGacgcatgaacagataagaaatacgaactcaagcaacaactttgaaattataaaatttattatgatatggttaattttgtcattacaatctaatatataaatttaatcactcttattaaaatcataccaaacattaaatataatatcctaaatcttatttatcattaacttatatttatattatatatcacatggtTATCCTAtaatgtgtaccaaactatacctatatttattatttattctacacgcgcataagttttttttttatcattatcgatggactaaagtgaaatttaaaaaattatgaaaggactaacttgatatttgaattgttggaataaaaaaaataaaaataaaagtgtgtgttaaaatttaaaaaaaaacaaaaaaataaaagtgtaatattagtatcatataagagTAAAATTAGAAGAAATGTTGGAGTCATTTCTAGGTGGTTATTATCAcgtcctcaactttaataaaatactagCGACAGAGCCACACGCATTGCgtgtgtaaaataatattagaCATTTGAATGTTGCTTAATCAATAGATAAGATTAAACCTTAGATGCTGCAGAGTTGAGTAGAGGGTCATTTGTACGTTgactgaaatttcaaaaatagaaTTGAGAGAATATGCGAAGATTACCGATTTAGAGAGGAAAATTGTTCTTCATTGTCCAATATCCAGTGTGTAATATCTCAGAAAGATAGATTTTGCGATCAAAGCAGTTTTCTTTCTTTAAAAATGGGACAGGGGaggttttttaaatttgaagcAGTTTGCTCTCAAATGTGGAGGAGGATGAGAGATGGagattttgaaattgaaatgcaAATgaagcattttcttccagtaaCGTAGGTGGTGGGACTGTGGCCCTATGGggttgatatttttgaaattgaatcaatttttttagaCGTGGAATGAGAGAATAGAGGGTTAAATTCTACGGTTAACATACCTGAGGGTCAaaaattgatataaataatttggTGTCCTCATTGACGGTTTCTATATGtgctaatttttaataaaatagaatagataatagatataaAATCCAGTGAGATTTTTTTACTaccaattttgtgagataaatattttatcgaaATTGTGCCAATcgcctttaatttaaaatttattgggaaaattatttatgtaatatcattattattatatgaataGCCGTTCGTGCCTCACATATAATAGTCTAATTCGAGGTAAGAATTtcgtgttaaaaaaaaaaaaatagttgcgGTTGTCTGCAATAACTTATCGTCGAGCTATTAAATGAATAAACTACTTAATATAATGGGATTTTGCATTTTGATCGTCTTGAAAAGTCAAATCTCATTGATTTCTATTTTCTAAAATCCAATTTTTCTTAATAGATAATATACATTTATATTTCAGACaacattttattcaaattttacaaaAGATCAAAGTTTTGGTATccacatatatatgtattaatcattcatatattatacatattttatcattataattTTCGAACCAAAAAGTACTTCGgagtatataaatttaattaaaatcagATAATGATCATCATAATATACGAGGTGATCtaataatattgataaaatatgaataattataataaaattgttATAAAGTTCAGTTTTTATATTAAGTGTTATTTTATTGCTCTTTTATCAATCTATCCCTACATAAGTTccctatttaatttattttatccaTTAAAATAAGGGTAAAATAATAAactgctttaaaaaaatttacatttccaAACACTTTGGTAATTTGTGTGAAAATACATGTAGGCTTAAATGAGTGAGAGGGAGAGAGTATTACTATTGTTGGCAATAAATGAGTAGATGGAGAAACACCCAGTGCCAGTTGCCATTGCTTGAGACATTTTATCTTGATTTTGGATTTTAATAATTGTATCTATGTGGGTGTATATAGATTAGGTCTCTTGTAATACGGtctaatgaatttttatatgtaagACAAGTTAATCTTAcctatattcataataaaaaataataattatatgaaaACAAACAAATTATATGTTCACGGGTTTCGAACAAGCGACCCACTCCCGATAAAGGAAGATTGGTGTCACATCAGCCTACATGCTATGGCAAAAATAGTCATATTTTAATAAACCCATTTTGATACTTaaaagtgataaaaaaaaatcagttttttaaatgaaaaactaCATTTTTAACTATCAAAAAATCagttttttaaatgaaaaactaCATTGATATTTGGtacatgaaaattattattcgATCACATGACTTTTTTTTGTGACACAATATCACgagttaattttatgagatatatttttatttcattcttcataaataaaatattagctgttaacaaaaaaataaaaatttgatattaaaaattattaaaatcattCCATTTTGTGTGGGAGCTTCCATACTCGATTGTAATAAATTTTCGAATATCGCAAGATTCCCTTTTGGAAGTCGATCGATTCCATCTTACATGTAGGGTACTAACTCATGATAAAATCAAAGGCCTAAATTTAGGCACACATACTTGAggtccactaatttttttaaaatcatatgtGTGAATCTTGTTTATCCAAATCACGTGAATACAGTGTCGTTATATGTCACATCGAAGCTACCTTGGAAGCCCTAATCTTGAACCCTTTCCTTTTCACACGGCTGTTCCTGTTCCCCCTCTTTCTTCCTACACCACACTACACCTATAAAAGGACCTCTGATTCGTTCCATTGTTTCTCCTtcaatctataaataagatcCAGGTGTTTTGTTTGTTTCCATATGTAATTTACACCGAGTGAAGTAAATGTATGCTGAATCTGGCCGGATGTTCCCATCAATACTAAACTTCCCCCAGCAGTTTGATGAGTTCGGGTGCTCTCACAGGCCAAATGCTTCATGGGTGAttgttttttcttgtttttttaatcTATCAATCGACATTTTTGGGTCAGTGTAACTGGGCGAAGCGTTGTTGATGTTTTAGGATTTCGTTATCTTTCTTGAATTGGGTCTTTCTAATTTTCTGAAATTGTTCGTTTTTGGAGCTAACTTTTCGTGGGTTTTAAAGTTATAAGAATGTATTTATTCGAACCATACGATAATATAATAAAAGTATACATTAGCAAAATATTTGTGAAATGTTAAAGAGATGTGAAAAGAGGGGAAAAAAGAAGGTAATGTTTGGTTTTGTTTCTTGGAAATAGATGAAGAGTTACCGAATATGAATCCAAGCGTACGCTGTAAAATTTAACTGTAGTGAGGAAGAATGGAAAATTGATCTACTTGCCTCAAAGATTCACTATTTGTTATGTTTTACTGGCATCAGAGGAGCATATTAAAAAGCTCTCGATTCTTCTTTGCTCGTTAGGATCTCTTTCGGgaaaagataaatttttttctaaattattcAGCAATTATCATTCCCTTGCCACAATACAGGAATCACACCCTCTATCATACTTTCTTTTCACGATCTCCTTTAGTTGCTCTTGGATCGAGGCGTTTGTTTTGAATTTGGAATTCTTGGGTTCAAAATCTTATGCTACACTTAAAAGTATCATTGATCTTCCATGTAGTCATCCTTATCCTAGCTCTGTTCTTGCTAATTGCATGCTTCACATTTATTCTCTAATCTGTAGTTTCCTGCAAAATATCTTTTGTAGCCAGAAACTTTGTGTAAGTATTAGCAGACTTTATTTCTTGACACTGCAAATTTTTGTTCCTGAATCATTGCATAGGGAATGCCATGTAGCCTCATCCAAACACCCACTATATCAGATTACTACCTTGGGGGAGCAGGAGATCTCTTCAAGGCTCCTGAACCAGTAATTGAAGCTCCATCGATGAGCCTTGATCCAATGAATGTTACCGTTTCAATGATTTCTGTTGTGGATGATTCCATCACCCCTCAACCTTTTGTGGTCGCTGATAATGAATCATCAATAGAGAATGGGCAACTCCTCGATAAAGTTTTCTATGAATGTGAAAGGGATCTTTTGGCAAAAGAAGCAATTGAAGCACCCTTGTCTGAAATCCCCAATATCGTTAATATTCCTATCATGGAGAGCGAAGCAAAGGTGATTGCTGATGAAGAGTTGATTGCAGGAAATCTGTTGCAGGAGAGTTCTAGTTCGAGTTGTGTAAGGTTGATGGAGTCTGTGCATGAGGCTCCACCGAGGCTGAATTTTTTTGATCCTCCTGTTATTGACTTTGACGCGGCTTGTGGGATCCGAAGAACTTTTAGTGAAGGAGACGTCAAGGTACTTTCAGTTACCATCTTCACTTCCATTCTTGTGTTGTGACATGATAATGTTGGATTAAATTAATTTCGTATTGTTCTCGTTGGTGTTGCATTGGTTAGAAACAAGGACCTGTACATCGCAGTCCTGTATttttatacttttaaaaatgttgaaGCTTGAAATGAAAATTTGTATATCTGTTGACTTTATGGTTCAACTTTTACCTGTGCTCCATGTTAACTGGTCCAGCCACTTGCATCTATTGGTTCCACGAAAAAAACTATATGAACTGAATAGTGTATAGATGTTTCTGGCCTCTTCGACAGGATGGGGGCAGGGTCATTGATACTGAGTTTTTATGACAGACGATTGGCAATGATAAAGTGACCTTTCTGCACTCCCCATTGGGGTTAGTGAAAACTTGTGTTTCTGACGCTCGCAAGAAACAGCTGTCCAGGTACTGGAATAAGAAATCTAAGAGAAATTTCGACAGGAAAATCAAGGTTGGTATTAACATTTACTGGTACTGTGTAAGAATTTCTAATCAACTATCTTATTGCTCCTAAACATGCAACAAAAATGATCGTTTTCCATTACGACTAATGGTATGTTTGATATCAGTATGCTTGCAGGAAAGCACTGGCTGACGGCCAACCAAGAATTCGTGGACGGTTTGCTAAACCTGAAGAGatcgagagtttgaagaagcaATGACCGACTGTTAACACTTTAAGGTTGAGAATTAGTTTGATTATTAATGCTTAGGCAGGGTCTACTCGATGAGTTGAACGGCTTCGTTTGTTTGTtcaaagaaataatattatGATGTGTATGTAGATTATTGATTGTTTGTTTTGTTGGGAAATTAATAAGATCTGTTCGATCGACATTCAATGTTAATCACGAGCCGTGTAAGGTTGAAATGGTTTGGAAGGCAATCTGTTCatcttttcataaaattttgattctttttttttttttttttttttttttttttttNttaaatttaaaaaaagaaaaagaaaattgctTCACAAGAATTTCACGCGAAGCATTGAGAAGCCTACAAATGTTATTTATTAGTATTCCGAAAGTATTTCTATTGGGCCTCTAGTTAAGTCTCGACCACTATACGGGCCACCAAAATGGGCCCATAAACCCAAATAATAAATTTAGATAGATTGATAGCTGATAGCTCCCCACATCTGATTCTCGAACTTTCTAGAAAATTAGAGGggtaatataaaaattagaacATGACATTTTTAACCTTAATGGATATTGATATACCACctcaacaaataaataaaaaattcttgatgtttaaaataatttatttttaataaataaatctgCGTTTCTCATAgcaaaatcatttaaaaatccaaatattTCATGTGGGgctcatttatatttttaaaattcaaatattaatcaaatataaAGTAGAATATATCATTATGAAGGAGGCACATATAATTCTAAAATGAGAGACATGGAAGTCACCTTCGTTTGTTAGTTCAAATAGAAGGTTCTAGTGTCAACCTTATCGCCACAACAATCTAGCATTGCTACCAAGTTTTAATATTTACTCAATTATTTTCCATAAAAATTCGTTAAATACCATCTcataagtcaattttgtgatttatttaatttatgaaaatattattttttatgtcaatatAAAACTCACACctaatcattattttatatgGTCTTCCCATTGTGCAATTAATAATGGACATTATGCTGCCTATGAGCGTCGATCGATGTAATGACATACGATACGTTGCCATGGTGTTTTATTTTAGTCGATCATGTATCGTAATCAGAGACCgaattttccaaattttatattttcactGTTTTTCCAATGGATTTGAGCCTCAgattatttttttcaagaatTATGGTCAATCTGAGATATATGTTAGTATATCGATTCACATGTTGTTtgtttgtacaatattttttataattcatttgatttatatataaatgagaatcaaaatgtaattataaaaaatagtgagatattacactgtaattttgatagaAAACAATTTTGTTGAATTTGTCCATAATAGAGGGGGCAAAAATAGATATACATATTTTGGTGTCATTGGTGGTTTCTATCATGTCttcggttttaataaaatagaatagataaaTGAGAACGAAACACTGAAGGATAAATTTTACTCCACGGTTGTATTTTGATCGATTATTTTGAAATGATGGCTCTATAATTTTTGGACTTGTTTTGATTGACAAAATTCAAATGGGTTTTAAATAAAGTCGCTCTATATCAAATTAacaatttcaataaaaattataatgaatttcaaTTCAATACTTTCCCCTAAATCAAACTCATTAATCCAAATATATCCATCAAACAAATATAGTTTATACTAAAAAAAGGCACTAAATTCTCCAATCTTAACAAGCATAAGTACTAATATAAcagaaacaacaaaaaaaataagcAGAGTAAGGTTAGGATATTCGTGAAAGTGGAAAACGGACATATTATGCATAACAAATTGGATTTTGGAATATAACTCCTACCTGATTTTATTCCAAATGCTTCACTTTTTTACTCGTAAAAGTTAATATATTTTctgctttttaaaaaattaaaatatgaagaATTCGTCATTCCAATactatataaaacttaaaatttcaaGAACCAACACATTTAGatagtatatttatttatatttaactaTTTATTTGATCATCTGTTCAGAATATAACAAAACAGTATAATTTTAGATGTTCTTGTAATTatttgtaaaatcaattattatgtATCTGTCtcgtttatttattatttaaaattttgataaacattatagtttttattttttattgttaacagTTTCACTTAatcaatataaattaattaaatgacataaattaacatattttgaatgttatttcaaattatatagcattattaatataatatgttttttataataatgtttaaattttaaatatattcattatgttttataactaattttaaataattatttaaaaactaataattattaattttaataattaatatataaaataattgcaCGGGTTTTTTAATATAGCGGCCGTCAAATCCCACTTATTTCGACCTTTTGCATTCTCAAATAAAACCAAGAATCATAGATCTTAGCTTTCTCTTATTAGCCATTCTTATTTTCTAAGAAATCACCGCCATAACAATCACCCGATATTTCTTCTGTTGTTCATTGTTTATTTCATCAAAACTTGTTGTCCTTCTGTATTTAGAGTTGTATTTAGAGTATCATACGTACTTGTTTGTCTACGGTTATAGAGGACCCGAAAAGGGATGGGGAGAAAGAGCAAGAAGATTGGCCGGGGGAGGGTATCGAGAATTTGGAGTTACGCCATAGCTTCATCGATTACGGACCCCACGTGTGTTTCTTGCACAACTTTTAATATCCTTGCCCCGATTTACAAAAGACTCAATCAAGAtgtaagaattttatattttcgttAATCATGGATGTATATTTTGTGATGGTTGTGTATGTTGGCGTGTGCTGTCTTGTTCGTTTATATGGGGGGCGCTGCCTGCAAATTGGTGGGTCTTCTATGGTTTTTTTTCTGGTAATGTGATGCATCGTGGGGGTGAGAGCAGGATCCAAGCTACAGGGAAAGCGATGTTAAAGATTATTGGCTGAACAGAAACAAAAAGATTTTGGACCGGTTGTTGTATGAAAGATCTTCCATCATTTGTCTTCAGGTTTTTATTTCTCTCCTTTGACATCATggaataatattaatataaaagtGTTACCTTTTATGGTATTTTAGCCTTTGTATTTGTGAACTGTCGCAGGAATTCTGGATCGGGAATGAAGAACTCGTCAATATTTATGATAAGAGGCTTGGGGATGCTGGTTACATCAATTTCAAGCTTGCGCGAACAAATAATCGTGGAGATGGTATGCATTTTAGCTCTTTCTATTTCTGATATTCGGATATGAAACTTTTGATTGACATTACTTCAAATTTGGCACTTTCAGCTCTCTCTCTTTTTCCCATGTATTTTCTTTATCTTGTTGTGTCGAACtgtttcttgttttcttgtgTTGTGATGTTTGTGTAGGGGAAGAAATACCAAAAAAGTGGTTATGAGTAGTTATTGTGATAGAAGTAAGTTGATTTGGTTCTAGCCAAAAGTGGAGTGAAGTCTTTATTGTGGGGAAAAATTAGTGCATCCATTCTTCCAATTTTTTGTATTGCTTCTTTATAGTCTATACATGCTAAGGTATCAGGATTATAGTTTGTGTATCGTAAGCTTCATATTGTGCTTATCTTATTTAATTCTCTGATGACTTTGTTCTTGATTCAATGTAAAGTTGTTTCTTGAAATTGTTCAGGTCTTTTAACCGCTGTGCACAAGGACTACTTCAGGGTCATAGACCACAGGGAGTTACTTTTCAATGATTTCGGCGACCGCGTAGCTCAGCTACTGCATGTCCAGTTGATTGCCCCTATATGTCCATGTCGAAACAATAATGTCCGTCAAGAAATTCTTATAGTGAACACCCATTTATTATTTCCACATGATTCAAGTTTATGCTTAGAGAGATTGCGTCAGGTACGTGAAAATGCTATTTTTCGAGTCTTGCTCTGATATTTTTCAGTCTGCAACTTACTGTGGCTTATTTTCATTAACAGGTCTATAAGATATTGCAATATGTGGAATCGTATCAAAAGGAAAACAAACTCAATCCCTTGCCTATTCTACTTTGTGGGTAAGTTCAAGAtgattgtttttaaatattaaataagatgaatCTAACATATGTGGCCGGGTTTTTCTTACAAGGCAGCGATTGGAACGGAAGCAAGAGAG
The DNA window shown above is from Primulina huaijiensis isolate GDHJ02 chromosome 12, ASM1229523v2, whole genome shotgun sequence and carries:
- the LOC140989486 gene encoding uncharacterized calcium-binding protein At1g02270-like isoform X1, with product MGRKSKKIGRGRVSRIWSYAIASSITDPTCVSCTTFNILAPIYKRLNQDDPSYRESDVKDYWLNRNKKILDRLLYERSSIICLQEFWIGNEELVNIYDKRLGDAGYINFKLARTNNRGDGLLTAVHKDYFRVIDHRELLFNDFGDRVAQLLHVQLIAPICPCRNNNVRQEILIVNTHLLFPHDSSLCLERLRQVYKILQYVESYQKENKLNPLPILLCGDWNGSKRGHVYKFLRSQGFVSSYDSAHQYTDSDAHKWVSHRNHRGNICGVDFIWLLNPNGYRKLLKTSWSEAVFGMFKYHLRRASLTEDDAFAFLKADSHGDYITYSGFCEALRQLNLIGHCNGLSAEELKELWVQADIDGNGVLDYNEFKRRIWNSSYSKQRDDEFWDDVVNVTEQTTGFSIKNAVLFPTEVEKGMWPEDYSLSDHARLTVVFSPMRMPCSRLTS
- the LOC140989158 gene encoding uncharacterized protein, with product MYAESGRMFPSILNFPQQFDEFGCSHRPNASWGMPCSLIQTPTISDYYLGGAGDLFKAPEPVIEAPSMSLDPMNVTVSMISVVDDSITPQPFVVADNESSIENGQLLDKVFYECERDLLAKEAIEAPLSEIPNIVNIPIMESEAKVIADEELIAGNLLQESSSSSCVRLMESVHEAPPRLNFFDPPVIDFDAACGIRRTFSEGDVKTIGNDKVTFLHSPLGLVKTCVSDARKKQLSRYWNKKSKRNFDRKIKYACRKALADGQPRIRGRFAKPEEIESLKKQ